A window of Panicum virgatum strain AP13 chromosome 8K, P.virgatum_v5, whole genome shotgun sequence contains these coding sequences:
- the LOC120645340 gene encoding uncharacterized protein LOC120645340, whose protein sequence is MPYQHTRSLRMVLLDTIHGFYLQALARLPSGDLRSRLHRSLLRGGYCYGPMDDPASNIILNTIWYEANFAAEITPALDLIGPKSLTRLVSRSFYGLVSFLQTRYHNLSEHQVVQCLVGTCGQLRAADPNFCAPGDEKAKQHRWCSDIPIITEMEKRIPSAGIQEAYEAAATAAWHPNPEQQAAFLTSWEGDRHSMGSKFSLEEVQQLCSVLSPNQPPIPERICSSSYHVKVGKMRSQAQQMRLSRKVQAALNKHLLRDGIET, encoded by the exons ATGCCCTATCAGCACACCCGTTCCTTGCGAATGGTTCTCCTTGACACAATCCATGGCTTCTACCTGCAGGCGCTGGCCAGGCTGCCGAGCGGCGACCTGCGCTCTCGCCTCCACCGCAGCCTGCTCAGGGGAGGCTACTGCTACGGCCCCATGGACGACCCTGCCTCCAACATCATCCTCAACACCATTTGGTACGAGGCCAACTTCGCGGCAGAAATCACCCCGGCGCTCGACCTGATCGGACCAAAAAGCCTGACCCGCCTTGTAAGCCGCTCCTTCTACGGGCTCGTCTCCTTCCTCCAGACGCGCTACCATAACCTGTCTGAGCACCAGGTCGTGCAGTGCCTGGTCGGCACCTGCGGTCAGCTGCGTGCCGCCGATCCCAATTTCTGTGCTCCGGGAGATGAGAAGGCGAAGCAACACAGATGGTGCTCGGACATTCCGATCATCACAGAAATGGAGAAGCGAATCCCATCTGCTGGCATCCAAGAGGCTTACGAGGCTGCAGCCACTGCGGCATGGCACCCCAACCCTGAGCAGCAGGCAGCGTTCCTCACTTCATGGGAAGGGGATCGTCATAGTATGGGCAGCAAGTTCAGCTTGGAAGAAGTGCAGCAGTTATGCAGTGTGCTCTCTCCAAACCAGCCGCCGATTCCTGAACGAATTTGCAGTTCCTCCTACCATGTGAAAGTCGGAAAGATGCGCTCCCAGGCCCAGCAGATGAGGTTATCGAGAAAGGTGCAAGCTGCGTTGAACAAACACCTGCTGCGTGATGGGATAG AAACCTGA